A stretch of DNA from Plasmodium sp. gorilla clade G2 genome assembly, contig: PADLG01_00_5, whole genome shotgun sequence:
tttttgagaatatacaaaaaaaaaaaaaaataattaaataattaaaataatataatgtatttttattacatatatttatatatatatataataaatttttttatttaaaattaaactAGATtgtccaaaaaaaaaaaaaaaaaaaagaacaaaaaaaaaaaatatatatatataataatatatatatatattataaaatatatgtattataagataaagaaaaattaaataaatcaaacttattgaaataattaaagttcttataatattatataacataatattgatatatgaaaatgaagTCATATATTTCCTTGTTATTCATATTGTgtaagaattaaaaaaaataaaaattaatatatcaaaatttaattattatatattaaataatattatatttttactcaTTCACAAATATTTGTCCTTATTTTTTCTCAGGTGTTATatttaacaaaaatattataaaatgtacAACAGGAAGTGAAAGCGGAAGTGGAGGAGGAAGTCCAGCCGGAAGTGCAGGTGTAAGTGAAAACGGTAGTAGGGGACAAAGATCAGCAACAAGCCCAGAACAAGGTGAAGAACAAAGTCCAAGCGGTGGTTCAGTACAAAGGCAAGAACAAGGTGCAGGACAAAGTTCAAATGAAGTTTCAGGAGATGCTTCAGTACAAAAGACAGTTACTTCATCAGTAACACCATCTCCAACCACTCCttcagaaaataaaaattccaTTTTGGTAAAATCTGCTTTATTAAAAGATTATATGGGTGTAAAAGTTACTGGTCCATGTAACGAAAATTTTGTTATGTTCTTAGTTcctccatatatatattgaagtTGATACAGAAGATACTTATATCGAATTAAGAACATCATTGAGAGAAACAGataatttcttattatttgaatCAAACAGTGGttcattagaaaaaaaaaatatgtaaaagaaGAATCAGAAGGTACAAATGGAGAAAAAAATCCAAGTACAGGAACCGTTGAAGCACAAGATGAATCAGGTCCGACTACACGTGTAGATTCAAGTGAAAGTTCCAGTTCAAGATCAGACTCAAGTGGACGTTCTAATTCCGGAACAGGCTCAAGTGGAAGTTCAGGTTCAGGAAATTCAAACAATGGTCAAGCTGTATCAAGTAACGATTCTAACCAAAATAACAGaaatttacataatatatgtgCAACAGGAAAAACGTTCAAATTTGTAGTATATATTAAGGAAAATACATTAATACTTAAATGGAAAGTATACGGAAAGGAGGAAAGTAATgaataaaacaataataataataatatttttttcttttttggttgactatttatatatttttataagaaaatatcaatatacatacaactactatcaattatatatattttattattattattattttttttagataACCAAGTCGATGTAAGAAAGTTATAtgataaatgaaaaagaaagcCCAATTACTAGTATACTAATACATTCATACAAAGAACATAATGAGACAAACTTAATAGAAAGTAAAAACTATGTGTTAAGATCAGACGTTCCAGGTAAATAAGAATAAGGAAAATGAGGAATATacaaatgtataaatatatatacataatgaaattataatatatataaatatatacatattatatattatatatattttttttttatttttttttttagaaaaatGTGATGCTTTAGCTTCTAACTGCTTTTTAAGTGgtaattttaatattgaaaaatgCTTTCAATGCGCCCTTTTAGTAGAACccgaaaaaaataaagatgaatGTTTCAAATACTTATCTGAAGATATTAGAAATAAATTCACCGAAATAAAAGCTGAGAcagaagatgatgatgaagatgattaTACTGAATATAAATTAACCCGAAtctattgataatatattaataaaaatgtttaaaacaaatgaaaagaatgaGAAATCCGAATTGATAAAATTAGAAGAAGTAGATGATAGTTTAAAATTAGAATTAATGAATTATTGTAGTTTACTTAAAGATGTAGATACAAGTGGTACTTTAGATAATTATGAGATGGGTAATGAAAtggatatatttaataacttAAAGag
This window harbors:
- a CDS encoding serine repeat antigen 5, putative, coding for MKSYISLLFILCVIFNKNIIKCTTGSESGSGGGSPAGSAGVSENGSRGQRSATSPEQGEEQSPSGGSVQRQEQGAGQSSNEVSGDASVQKTVTSSVTPSPTTPSENKNSILVKSALLKDYMGVKVTGPCNENFVIKKKYVKEESEGTNGEKNPSTGTVEAQDESGPTTRVDSSESSSSRSDSSGRSNSGTGSSGSSGSGNSNNGQAVSSNDSNQNNRNLHNICATGKTFKFVVYIKENTLILKWKVYGKEESNE
- a CDS encoding serine repeat antigen 5, putative, translating into MINEKESPITSILIHSYKEHNETNLIESKNYVLRSDVPEKCDALASNCFLSGNFNIEKCFQCALLVEPEKNKDECFKYLSEDIRNKFTEIKAETEDDDEDDYTEYKLTRIY